The proteins below come from a single Corylus avellana chromosome ca3, CavTom2PMs-1.0 genomic window:
- the LOC132175311 gene encoding plant intracellular Ras-group-related LRR protein 7, with the protein MGCCASQNADSKASRIARWRSTGIVALRDSKLKAFPNEVFDLERSVRTLDLTHNKIVDIPVDISKLINMQRLILSENLIERLPTNLGKLQSLKVMTLDGNRQTSLPDELGQLVRLERLSVSGNLLTCLPETIGSLRNLLLLNVSNNKLKSLPESIGSCFSLEELQANDNLIEDLPASVCNLIHVKSLSLNNNNVNQIPPNLLKDCKALQNISLHGNPISMDQFQQMEGFQDFEARRKKKFDKQIDSNVMMGSKGLDEGVDL; encoded by the exons ATGGGTTGCTGTGCGAGCCAGAACGCCGACTCGAAGGCCAGTAGGATAGCGCGGTGGCGCTCGACCGGCATTGTGGCTCTCCGAGACTCCAAGTTGAAG GCATTCCCAAATGAAGTTTTCGACCTGGAGAGATCTGTACGAACTCTCGACTTAACACACAATAAAATAG TTGACATACCTGTGGACATAAGCAAATTAATTAACATGCAACGCCTG ATCTTATCTGAGAATCTCATCGAGCGACTACCAACGaatttggggaaacttcagtcTCTAAAAGTTATGACACTtgatggaaatcgacaaacttCTTTGCCTGATGAAT TGGGGCAGCTGGTGAGGCTTGAGCGGTTATCTGTCTCAGGAAATTTGTTAACATGCTTGCCAGAGACCATTGGGAGCTTGCGCAAT TTGTTGCTTTTAAATGTGTCAAATAACAAGTTGAAGTCTCTTCCAGAATCAATTGGGAGTTGTTTCTCGCTTGAAGAATTACAAGCAAATG ATAATCTTATTGAAGATCTACCTGCATCAGTCTGCAATCTCATTCATGTAAAGTCACTCAGCTTAAACAACAATAATGTGAACCAG ATACCTCCAAATCTGTTGAAAGACTGCAAAGCTCTGCAGAATATTTCCCTGCATGGAAATCCTATTTCTATGGATCAATTTCAGCAG ATGGAAGGATTTCAAGATTTTGaagcaagaagaaagaagaagtttGACAAGCAAATTGATTCAAATGTGATGATGGGGTCAAAAGGCCTTGATGAGGGTGTTGATCTATGA